The Mesoterricola silvestris sequence CGTCCTCTTCCTCTTCCCCCCGCCCCCTCCTGGGAAGGATGCCCTTGGACCTGGCGAACCATTGCGCGACCTTCCTGGATGAGCGGGACATCGCCCGCCTCATGCAGGCCAGCAGGGCCGACCTTGCCAGGGTGCTGGGCAAGTCCGGAATGCGGATGCTTTCCCGCAGGCACAGCCTCGCCCCCACCCGTGTGGATTTCGGGGAGGAGGGGGCCAGGCGCTCCAGCTACGCCGGCCACCGGCACCTGGAACTGTGGGGCATGGACGAGCGGATCCACACCTGGCTCGCGGACAACCGGGAAGCGGAGATCGTGGACCTGAAGCACGCGCCCGGGAATGTCTACTCGATCAAGGATCTGCTCATGCTAGGCCGCTTCCCGCGCTTGACCCGCCTCACCGTCAACGTGGACATCGATGAATTCGAAACGAAGTACCCCGCCGCGGCCCCGGAGGGCCCGGCCACGGCCCCCCTGGCGGCCCTCACCTCCTTGACCCTCGATAGCGATGAGCACTACATCGATTGCTCCGACCTGGACCTGGCCCCGCTCCTGGCCGGGTGCAGGCTCCGCCACCTGGACCTCGGCGGGTGCGCCCTGGGCGTGGAGGGCTCCGGCTCCTTCGCGCAGAATCTCTACAAGGTCCTGCCCGCCCACGGCGCGTCCCTCCGGTCCCTGGTCGTGAACATCGAAGGGATTCACGAGGATGAGGAGGGCCTGAACCTGGCGGCCGCCCTCGGCGACCTCCCGGGGCTGCGCCACCTCGCCTTCGTGGATTCCAACATCGCCCACACCCTGAACCCCGAGGTTCGCGCGGCGCTGGGGGCCTCCCTGTCCCGCATGACGGCCCTGGAAAGCCTCGACTGCTTCGGGATGGTGGAAGCCTCGGACCCGGAGCGGGGTTGCGGCATCTTCAAGAATCTCCCCCCCTCCCTGAAGCGCCTCCACGAGGTGTTCGAGATCGACGAGCGGGGCCCGGAGGGGAACCTGATCCCGGCGGCCCCCTTCCTGCGGGCCCTGGACCGGCTCCCCGCCCTGGAGGAACTCTCCTTCCGGTCCCCCCTGGACCTGGGGGTCACCCGCGCCCTGGTCGACGCCCTCCTGGAAAAGCCCTCCTTCCGGTGCCTGAAGATCCGGTTCGAAGCCGAGGAGGACGGCCAGGAGGAGGCGATCAGGGCCTCCCTGGGGCTGCTCGCGGAGACCTTCGAGAAGGCCGGAAAGAGGCTGGAGTTCTCGAACATCGAAGGGTAGGGGGCTCGGCGGGGAGGATCGTCGGGCCCGCCCCGGCAGGGGTGCCTGGACGGGGCGAAAGGCCCAGGCTGAAGAGCCCTCCTAGGTCCAGGCCGTATGCACCGCCACGCCTGGGCGGTCGAAGCGCTCGTAGGTGTGGGCACCGAAGAAGTCCCGCTGGGCCTGGATGACGGAGGCGGTGCCCCGGGGGGTGCGAAGGGTGTCGAACCAGGCCAGGGAGGCGGAGAGGCCGGGCACAGGCAGGCCCGCCAGCACCGCGGCGGACACCACCCGGCGCCAGGCGGGTTCGCGCCTGCGCAGTTCCTCGGCGAAGCGGGGGGCGAAGGCCAGCAGGTCCGGCGCGGGGGTCTTCAGGAAGGCCTCGCGCACGTCCTCCAGGAACCGCGCGCGGATGATGCAGCCGGCGGTCCAGATGCGGGCCATTTCCGAGAGCTCGGTGCCGTAGCCCCGCTGGGCGCTGGCGGCGCGCAGGAGGTCGAAGCCCTGGGCGTAGCTGGCGATCTTGGAGGCGTAGAGGGCGTCGCGCAGATCGTCCAGGGCGAGGGGGGCCAGGGCGGCGCTTTCGCTGGGGAAGAGCTCGGCCGCGGCCAGGCGCCGGGGGCGGGCCGCGCTGAGGCTCCGGGCCTCCACGGCGGCGGCCAGGGTGGGGATGGGGACCCCGGCCTCCGCCGCGGCCAGGACGGTCCAGGCGCCCGTGCCCTTCTGGCCGGCCTGGTCGAGGATGGCGTCCACCAGGAACCCGGCGCTGAGGGGGTCGGGGGTGCGCAGGATGCGGGCGGTGATCTCCACCAGATAGCTGTCCAGTTCCCCCCGGTTCCAGTCCTCGAAGACCTGGGCGGCGCCGGGCGCCGTGAGGCCCAGGCCCCGGCGCAGCAGGAACGCGGTCTCGGCGATGAGCTGCATGTCGCCGTACTCGATGCCGTTGTGCACCATCTTCACGAAGTGTCCGGCCGAACCCGCCCCGCAGTAGGCCACGCAGGGCCCCGCGGCGCCCCGGGCGGCCATGGCCTCCAGGTAGGGGCGCAGGGTCTCGAAGGCCGCGCGGTCCCCGCCGGGCATGATCGCGGGGCCCTTCAGGGCGCCCTCCTCGCCGCCGGAGACGCCCATGCCCAGGAAGGACCAGGCGCGGCCGGCCCGCAGGCGGCGGTCCGTGTCCGTGAAGTGGCTGTTGCCCGCGTCCACCAGGACGTCCCCGGCCTCCAGGAGGGGGTCCACCTGGGCGAGGACGGCGTCCACGGCGGGGCCCGCGTTCACCATGAGGAGGATCCGCCGGGGGCGCGCCAGGGAGGCGACGAAGGCCTCCATGGACTCCGCCACGGCGATGCGGGCCTCGGGGTGGTCCGCCTCCAGGCGCAGGCCCGCCTCGGGGCTGCGGTCGTAGCCGGCCACGGAGAATCCGCGGCCGGCCAGGTTCCGGGCGAGATTGGCGCCCATGACGCCCAGTCCGATCACGCCGATTTCGCTACCCATGGTGTCCTCCACTCAGATCCGTGACGATGGTCAGGCCCCGGAAGCCGCTGGCGGGCAGGGCGGGGTCCCCCTGGAGCAGCCTCGCCAGGGCGGGGGCCTTGGCGGCGCCGGAGGCCATCAGGATGCCCGCGGGCGCCGCCGCCAGAAGGTCCCTTCCCAGGGTCATGCGCCCGGGGGGCGGCTTGGGGCTGGCGTCCACCGCGTGGACCCGGTCCGGGGGCCAGGGGCGGCCCGGGAAGAGCGAAGCCGAATGGCCGTCCTCGCCCAGGCCCAGGAGCAGCACGTCCAGGCCCCCGTCGAAGGCCGCGTCCAGGCCCGCCTCCACGCGCCGGCAGGCCTCCTCGGCGCTTTCGCCGTCCAGGTAGAGCGGGAGTTCGGCCTCCGGAGGATCGGCGGGGTCCAGGTAGCCCAGGCGGTAGGCCTCGCCCCGGTTGGAATCCGGGTCGGCGAAGGGCACGCGGCGCTCGTC is a genomic window containing:
- a CDS encoding 6-phosphogluconolactonase; this translates as MADLVRAATPLAAAAALLRGALEALPHPRLAVSGGSAAAVLGLARLALGPRWRRVRLTWVDERRVPFADPDSNRGEAYRLGYLDPADPPEAELPLYLDGESAEEACRRVEAGLDAAFDGGLDVLLLGLGEDGHSASLFPGRPWPPDRVHAVDASPKPPPGRMTLGRDLLAAAPAGILMASGAAKAPALARLLQGDPALPASGFRGLTIVTDLSGGHHG
- the gndA gene encoding NADP-dependent phosphogluconate dehydrogenase, which translates into the protein MGSEIGVIGLGVMGANLARNLAGRGFSVAGYDRSPEAGLRLEADHPEARIAVAESMEAFVASLARPRRILLMVNAGPAVDAVLAQVDPLLEAGDVLVDAGNSHFTDTDRRLRAGRAWSFLGMGVSGGEEGALKGPAIMPGGDRAAFETLRPYLEAMAARGAAGPCVAYCGAGSAGHFVKMVHNGIEYGDMQLIAETAFLLRRGLGLTAPGAAQVFEDWNRGELDSYLVEITARILRTPDPLSAGFLVDAILDQAGQKGTGAWTVLAAAEAGVPIPTLAAAVEARSLSAARPRRLAAAELFPSESAALAPLALDDLRDALYASKIASYAQGFDLLRAASAQRGYGTELSEMARIWTAGCIIRARFLEDVREAFLKTPAPDLLAFAPRFAEELRRREPAWRRVVSAAVLAGLPVPGLSASLAWFDTLRTPRGTASVIQAQRDFFGAHTYERFDRPGVAVHTAWT